One genomic segment of Chelonoidis abingdonii isolate Lonesome George chromosome 16, CheloAbing_2.0, whole genome shotgun sequence includes these proteins:
- the PPRC1 gene encoding peroxisome proliferator-activated receptor gamma coactivator-related protein 1, whose product MRFSTECFSLEEDELSLHLVPACSDAILEAEGILGTMQSYLDSSVISIIEDFGTLTENKTCLDAPNELSLLTAITEILDSTDDETLSPFDTTLDSELLALPRERECSSFQKFLSLSRASPECRVPALEDPWGLSSPAAIGKVETGPVDLPWNRPLSCLEEPTAPKLRPSRVPWTERKLPRPQPLPQRSDGEEEEDTASPGQHGGMAATGGLRESPMDLCAEAGGEEAVWLEDTDTPCIISTGAGSLSELVKSMHPYCLPTLTVCLDPASEPVAKEFLSGPLLLEIVPGEGESLEIPVVLQQLGPGAQLPAEGEGASGCLPGERGGALEPLLMHGVVPVGMPAQGCETGGPIRAPQEEPPSPTQARESPQGIDPEAKDEVRQRDRDLERSSRHSTEAPVGGKHQGTEKGRGRERARKSRKKKREESQKGQAKPDGDCVVCRFRSTSTVQPPASQRSPSWAARPSVQVSTFLEKQLDQAKKEGQMELQFARGRPRAAAAGGGLQRKGHAAMQKELEAEKTNTQPAGQSAETSRPLEQAVHSPGAQGEVAPGCSEESQPAPPKGSTPPHQDLSAEGEAPQSPQEAERAGAEAAGWPSKPKALSLTEYRLRMLRRQPSRADGKEGEKQAASKWPIVPEPPTELAEIPCLMAAVRPPPSQPAQPVETPSSQRGPETPASPPATPPLARKAPAGPPQPEPAPVPPGLQLPVPPPALGSAGAVTPQASPAPYGVYPPVPSWPCFGPPPAGYPSLPLPPAAGGSPNTFHLVPGLPPPAMAWPPPALPLPPFGPGAPCPPLGWPLCLQPPYWPGIPLPPPMVYSDPGAALHSPGANPFPSNPAALAPSCQEPSAFTVQPAKPVLASQATAAAKHEVPAQTPQCGAQPSGRASDPRRQSRPVGKSPALQPVGQPPIATTQTVGESATAWPGGQPPAPWPVGQPPIATARTVGESTTAWPVGQPPAQPTREPPAQPTRDPSAPWPVGQPPAQSTREPPGPRPVGKSSAAQPPIVTAQPMGESLPAAAPCKCPSALLLLEEARQPEPLCPSSGPEPGSDLISRLSPAAGIEASDLSSLLEQFEKTEATKEELHVRRPRDGLVLGNAGRSESHQDKNPPDSLHAPELANVAGLTPPATPPHQLWKPLGAVSLLGKPGAAAQESSQRTAKFMEAKPLPQSKPRGKGQLPTTCSPPPRHVGSGDHDYCIRGPAQPEEGSRLPGTSAPLELGSRWNVKHHQDITIKPPSSLPTRTLAWPGLSPKPGAAPGSSEQLDHRTSAQTQVVAERSSPRPSVLLSPDASPCRDEEPRTRDSQPKQLAAKRSLRCYRRRGASPSPRARASRSFSSTSSGASASSSSSSSSSSRSRSRSLSPPPKRWRRYRSRHSRSSHSSRSSCGSCGRSRGRSSSSSSYSSRSSSASHSRSPSPRRRSNRRRRYDYCDLPDRCQHQKVLHKERAIEERRVVFIGKIPSRMTRAELRHRFSVFGDIEECTLHFRAEGDNYGFVTYRYAKEAFAAIESGHKLRRPDEQPFDLCFGGRRQFCRRNYADLDSNREDFDPAPVKSKFDSLDFDTLLKQAQRKLRR is encoded by the exons GTGGAGACGGGCCCGGTGGATCTGCCCTGGAACCGTCCACTGAGCTGCCTTGAAGAGCCGACAGCACCAAAGCTGCGCCCCAGCAGAGTGCCCTGGACGGAGCGGAAGctccccaggccccagcccctcccGCAGCGCAgcgatggggaggaggaggaggacactgCTAGCCCTGGACAGCACGGCGGCATGGCAGCGACAGGGGGTCTGCGGGAgagccccatggatttgtgcgctgaggctgggggtgaggaggcggTGTGGCTGGAAGACACTGACACTCCCTGCATCATTAGCACGGGGGCCGGGTCccttagtgagctggtgaagtcCATGCACCCGTACTGCCTGCCCACGCTCACCGTGTGCCTGGACCCTGCGAGCGAGCCGGTGGCAAAGGAGTTCTTATCCGGCCCGCTCCTGCTGGAGATTGTGCCGGGCGAAGGCGAGAGCCTGGAGATCCCTGtggtcctgcagcagctgggcccaggagcccagctcccAGCTGAAGGGGAAGGAGCCAGTGGTTGCCTGCCTGGTGAGAGGGGTGGTGCTCTGGAGCCGTTGCTGATGCATGGTGTGGTGCCAGTGGGAATGCCTGCCCAGGGGTGCGAGACTGGGGGCCCCATCAGGGCCCCCCAAGAAGAGCCTCCCAGCCCAACCCAGGCAAGAGAGTCACCCCAGGGGATTGACCCCGAAGCGAAGGATGAGGTGAGGCAAAGAGACCGGGATCTGGAGAGAAGCTCCCGGCACAGCACGGAGGCGCCAGTGGGTGGGAAGCACCAGGGCACCGAAAAGGGCCGAGGGCGCGAGAGGGCCAGGAAAAGTcggaaaaagaaaagggaggaatCGCAGAAGGGCCAGGCCAAGCCAGATGGGGACTGCGTGGTGTGCAGGTTCCGTTCTACGTCCACGGTGCAGCCGCCAGCGTCCCAGCGCTCCCCCAGCTGGGCAGCCCGGCCCTCTGTGCAAGTGTCCACCTTCCTGGAAAAGCAACTGGACCAGGCCAAGAAGGAAGGGCAGATGGAGCTGCAGTTTGCCAGAGGGAGGCctagggcagcagcagctgggggcggcctgcagaggaaggggcacGCTGCGATGCAGAAGGAGCTGGAGGCGGAGAAGACCAACACGCAGCCAGCTGGGCAGAGTGCCGAGACATCCAGGCCCTTGGAGCAGGCCGTGCACAGCCCCGGGGCGCAGGGAGAGGTAGCTCCTGGGTGCAGTGAGGAGAGccagcctgccccccccaaaGGGAGCACCCCCCCACACCAGGACCTCAGTGCTGAGGGGGAGGCTCCCCAGAGCCCGCAGGaagcggagcgggctggggccgaggCTGCTGGCTGGCCATCCAAGCCCAAGGCGCTCAGCTTGACCGAGTACCGGCTGCGGATGCTGCGCCGCCAGCCCAGCAGGGCtgatgggaaggagggggagaagcaggcagCAAGCAAGTGGCCCATCGTCCCCGAGCCCCCTACGGAGCTGGCCGAGATCCCGTGCCTAATGGCGGCCGTCCGCCCCCCGCCCTCGCAACCTGCTCAGCCCGTGGAGACGCCCAGCTCCCAGAGGGGCCCGGAGACACCTGCcagcccccctgccacccctcctctGGCCAGAAAGGCACCTGCAGGGCCCCCCCAGCCCGAGCCGGCTCCAGTGCCCCCAGGGCTACAGCTGCCTGTCCCTCCACCGGCCCTGGGGTCTGCTGGTGCAGTAACGCCGCAGGCCTCCCCGGCACCCTATGGCGTCTACCCACCGGTGCCTTCCTGGCCTTGCTTTGGGCCTCCACCTGCCGGCTACCCCAGTCTGCCTCTGCCACCGGCCGCTGGCGGGTCACCCAATACCTTTCACCTGGTGCCTGGCCTGCCCCCGCCAGCTATGGCCTggcccccccctgccctgccactccCTCCGTTCGGCCCAGGCGCCCCGTGTCCCCCCCTGGGCTGGCCCCTGTGCCTCCAGCCGCCCTACTGGCCCGGGATCCCCCTGCCACCTCCCATGGTGTACAGCGATCCAGGTGCCGCTCTGCACAGCCCAGGGGCAAACCCCTTCCCAAGTAACCCAGCCGCCCTGGCACCGAGCTGCCAAGAGCCTTCAGCTTTCACAGTACAGCCAGCGAAGCCAGTGCTGGCCAGCCAGGCGACCGCTGCTGCCAAGCATGAGGTGCCAGCCCAGACCCCGCAGTGTGGAGCACAGCCCTCCGGCCGGGCATCTGATCCCAGGAGGCAGAGCCGGCCTGTGGGCAAGTCACCTGCCCTCCAGCCTGTAGGGCAGCCCCCTATTGCCACCACCCAGACCGTGGGGGAGTCAGCCACTGCCTGGCCTGGagggcagccccctgccccttggCCTGTAGGGCAGCCCCCTATTGCCACCGCCCGGACCGTGGGGGAGTCAACCACTGCCTGGCCTGTGGgtcagccccctgcccagcccacgagggagccccctgcccagcctaCGAGGGATCCCTCTGCCCCTTGGCCTGTGgggcagccccctgcccagtCCACGAGGGAGCCCCCTGGCCCTCGGCCTGTGGGGAAGTCgtctgctgcccagccccctaTTGTCACTGCCCAGCCCATGGGGGAgtctcttcctgctgctgccccttg CAAGTGTCCCTCGGCACTGCTGCTACTGGAGGAGGCTCGTCAGCCTGAGccgctctgccccagctctggaccCGAGCCAGGAAGTGACCTGATAAGCCGCCTCTCTCCCGCCGCAGGAATCGAAGCCTCGGACCtgtccagcctgctggagcagttTGAGAAGACTGAAG CCACAAAGGAGGAGCTGCACGTGCGACGCCCTAGGGACGGGCTGGTGCTGGGGAATGCTGG CAGGTCGGAGAGCCACCAGGACAAGAACCCGCCAGATAGCCTGCATGCCCCGGAGCTGGCCAATGTCGCTG GCCTCACCCCACCAGCGACACCGCCCCACCAGCTCTGGAAGCCCCTGGGTGCAGTCTCGCTGCTGGGGAAGCCTGGGGCCGCTGCCCAGGAGAGCAGCCAGAGAACTGCCAAGTTCATGGAGGCCAAGCCGCTGCCCCAGAGCAAACCTCGGGGGAAGGGCCAGCTCCCCACGACCTGCAGCCCACCCCCCAGGCATGTGGGCTCCGGAGACCATGACTACTGCATCCGTGGCCCTGCCCAGCCAGAGGAGGGCTCCAGGCTCCCTGGCACATCAGCCCCATTGGAGCTGGGCTCCCGCTGGAACGTGAAGCATCACCAGGATATCACCATCAagccaccctcctccctccccacacggACGCTGGCCTGGCCCGGGCTCAGCCCcaagcctggagctgcccctggttccaGCGAGCAGCTGGATCACCGGACTAGTGCCCAAACCCAGGTTGTTGCTGAGCGGAGCAGCCCCCGCCCCTCAGTCCTGCTGTCTCCAGACGCGTCCCCCTGCCGGGACGAGGAGCCGCGGACTCGGGACTCGCAGCCGAAGCAGCTGGCTGCGAAGAGGTCCCTACGCTGCTACCGGAGACGTGGGGCGTCGCCAAGCCCCCGGGCCCGTGCCAGCCGCTCTTTCAGCTCCACGTCCAGCGGGGCCAGCGCCTCCTCgtcgtcgtcctcctcctcctcctcccggtCTCGGTCCCGGTCGCTGTCTCCCCCACCAAAGCGGTGGCGAAG GTATCGCTCCAGACACTCCCGTAGCTCCCActcctcccgctccagctgcggGTCGTGCGGCCGGTCCCGGGGGAGGTCGTCGTCATCCTCATCCTACTCATCCAGATCCTCCTCGGCTTCCCACAGCCGCTCCCCGTCCCCCCGCAGGAGGAGTAACCGGAGGAGAAG GTACGATTACTGCGACCTTCCAGATCGCTGCCAGCACCAGAAAGTCCTCCACAAGGAACGTGCAATA gaggagaggagagtcGTCTTCATCGGCAAGATCCCCAGCAGGATGACGCGGGCAGAGCTCCGGCACCGCTTCTCCGTGTTCGGGGACATCGAGGAGTGCACCCTCCACTTCCGGGCTGAGGG gGACAACTATGGCTTCGTCACCTACCGCTATGCCAAGGAGGCCTTCGCCGCCATTGAGAGTGGCCACAAGCTGCGGCGCCCAGACGAGCAGCCCTTCGACCTGTGCTTCGGGGGGCGGCGCCAGTTCTGCAGGAGGAACTACGCGGACCTGG ATTCCAACCGGGAAGATTTCGACCCTGCCCCCGTCAAGAGCAAGTTTGACTCCCTCGACTTTGACACCTTATTGAAGCAGGCGCAGCGCAAGCTGCGGAGGTAG